The bacterium genome includes the window AAGCAGGGCACTTCCGGTTCGCCGAGGATGTCGACGACGACTTCCTGCTCTACGAGATCGACACCGAGTGGACGCGGAGAGCCTGGCGCCTGGTCGCCGGCTATGCTGACCAGTCGGGCGGCGAGCGTGCCTCCGGCTCGATCGCGCCAGTCGGCACGGCCGGGACCGGGGTCGCCGCCACCGGCCCCGTCTCGCTCGATCTGGGCTTCCTGCCCGCGGTGTTCGTGAGCTTCGGGCGCTCGCTCCTCACGGAGTGGGAGGCGAGCTTCGAAGCGTTCCTCGGCACAGAGGACGGCGACAGCCTGGTGCGGTTGTCCGGGTCGTGGCCGGCGAGCGACGGAATTCGGCTGGGGGCGGAGATCGACCTCGTCGAAGGCAAGACCGGCTCGTTTTTCGGTGCCTGGCGCGACAACGATCGGCTGCGGATCTTCACCAAGTGGACCCGATGACAAAGCTCGCGCTCGTTCGCTTCATCCTCGGGCACCGGGTCCTTGTGGTCGTGTTGATGGCAGTCGCAACCGTTGCGCTCGGTTGGCAGGCGGCGGAGGTCGGTTTCGACAACTCGATCGAGACCTACTTCAGGGAAGACGACATCGCCGAGTACCGACGCTTCCTCGATCGCTTCGGCACCGACGAGATCATCGCCATCGCGTTTGATGTCGGTGCTTTCACCCCAGCGGGACTGGAGCTGATCCAGCGCATCAGCGAAGAGGTCGAGGGGCTGCCCCACGTGCGGCGGGTTCTGAGCCTGACAGAGGCGAAGATCGTCTTCGGAGACGAGGACACCGTCTATTTTGACCCGCTGGTCGACCCCCTGGCCAACCCCACGGTGGGGGAGAAACCGTCGAGTCCCGCGGCGCTTGCCGCGGTCAAGCAGCGCGCCCTGGCGGACCCCTTCATCCCCGGCACCGTCGTCTCTCACGACTTGAGGAGCGCCGCGGTCGTTGCCGAAATCGACCATCTGATCGGCGCGTTCGACTACAAGGTCGAGCTCATTGCCCAGATCCGCGAGCTGGTAGGGGAGCTGGAGCGGGAGACCGGCAGACGTTTCCACATTGGCGGTACGGCCGTGATCGACGATGTGCTGTTGCGCTACACCCAGCGGGATCAGGCGACCTACGTGCCGCTCATGGTGCTGATCATCATCGGTCTCGTGTTCGCCATGTTCCGCAGCCTCAAGATGGTGCTGTTGCCGGTGACGGTCGTCGGGGTCACGATCGGCTGGACCTATGGCTTCCTCGCTCTGCTCGGCTACCGCATCAATATCATCACGACGATCCTGACGCCGCTGCTCATGGCCGTGGCGATCGCGGATTCGATGCACTTCATTGCCGACTACCTGCACGAGACGGCGAGCGGCCGGCACGACAAGCGCGAGGCCATCGAGCGCTCGTTCACGAACGTCTGGATGCCCTGCCTCATGACCAGCGTCACGACAGCGGTCGGGTTGCTGGCGCTCTTGAGCGCCGACCTGGTGCCGATCCGGGAGCTGGGCCTGGTAGCCGCCTTCGGCGTCGTGGCCGCGTTCATCGGCACCGTGCTTCTGCTGCCGGTTCTGCTATCCCTCTGTCCCTGTCCGGCGGAGCGCCATCGAGCGCAGTTCGCGGGAGGTTGGCTGGCCGGCCTGCTCCGCGGATTGGGAGATTGGCGCCGGTCGAGAGCGGTGGCGGTGCTAACCGTCTCGGCGCTTCTGACCGTTGCGGCGCTTCTCTCCCTGCCGCGGCTCACCATCGGCACCAACTCGCTGGACTACCTGAAACCCGACGATCCGGTGCGCGGTGAGACGGAGTGGATCGACGCTAGGGTCGGAGGTACTTCGTCGCTCGAGTTCCTCGTCGAGACCGGCGAAGAGAACGCGATCAGGCGGCCGGAGCTGTTGCGAAGGATGGCGGCCTTCGAGGAGTATCTCCGCGCTGTCGAGGGAGTGACGGGCGTCTATTCGGTCGTGGGTATGGTCAAGGCCCTCAACCGTGCTTTCTACGGCGGCGACGAGAGGTTCTTTGCGATTCCCGCCTCGTCCGAAGAGGTAGCGCAGCAACTTCTTCTGGTCGAGGGGAGCGAGGACATCGACGCGTTGCTCTCCGACGGTGACGCTACGGCGAGAATCGTGGCGCGCGTCCAGATGGCGCGCTCGCAACAGCTGTCGCGGAAGATGCTCGAGATCGAGCGGCGAGCGACCGAGCTCTTCGGCGAAGCGGCGACGGTCACGCCCACCGGCATGGTGCACCTGATGCACCGCATGGAGGGGTATCTCCTCTCGAGCCAGATCAAGAGCCTGTCGCTGGCGTTCGTGGTCATCAGTCTCCTGATGCTTGCGATGCTGCGGTCCGCGCGGCTGGCGCTCGTGGCGTTGATTCCAAACCTGTTGCCGATCCTCTTCACGCTCGCGCTGATGCCCTGGCTCGGGATTCCCCTCGACGTGGGTACGGTCATGATTGCCGTGATCGCCCTGGGGCTTGTGGTTGACGACTCGATCCACCTGCTCGTGCGGCTCGAGTCCGAAAGGAAGCGAGCACCTGACACGCGGCGCGCCATCGCGAGGGCACTGACCGCCGTCGGCAGACCGATCATCTATACGAGCGTTGCCCTGAGCCTCGGTTTTCTGGTTCTGGTGTTCGCCAGCTTCAACTCGATGATCCACTTCGGCGTCCTTTCGGCCACCGTGATCGCGTTGGCGCTGGTGTTCGACCTGGTGGCGCTGCCCGCGGTCGTGGGTTTCCTACGACTGGCGCCGCCGCGCTCTTCGTAGTCGGGGCGGCTGCGGGGACCAGCCGGGCTAGAAGCTGTAGATCGTGGACAGCGAGGCGGTGTCGGCCAGATCCGAGAGGTCGATGCCAACGTCGAGCTGGAAGCGCCTAAAGGCGAGGCCGATGCCCACTGCCAGGTGGAGCTCGTCGGAGCCGGAGTCGAGCACCGCCTGGGCGACGTAGTTCTCTCCGCGGTAGCCGACCCGGTGGGCCGGATCCAGCCACGCGCCGAGGCGGAGCGCCGCGATCGGCTTCGACTCGAGAAACGCGTACTCGGCGCCGATGTGAAGCTCGTCGCCGTCGTCGAGCACGAAGTCCGCCGAGGCGCCGGTAGATTCCGGGATATCCGAGTAGGACACCCGATCCCACTCGACACCGACCGTGAGGCGGTCGTCGCGGGAGCGGAACGCAGCCCCCACGCCGATGACGCTCGGGAGCCGTATGGTCCCGACCCCGGACTGGATCAGCTCGCCCGCCGCGTATTCGTCGTTCAAGGGGCCCGCAAAGGTATCCGATGCGCCATTCAGCTCGGGTCCCTTCCGCGCCACCGCACCCAGGCTCCATCGTTCCGACAGCTGCAGCAATACGCCCGCGAGGCCACTCCAACCCTTGTCGTCGTCCCAGAGGGACGACGTGGTTAACACCAGCATCTCGGGGGCAAACTGGCTCTGCGCATGGTAGAACTGGAAGTCGGTCGGACTCTCGGTGGCGTAAGCCGCGAAGATCTCCGATACCCACGCCACCCTGCCT containing:
- a CDS encoding MMPL family transporter codes for the protein MTKLALVRFILGHRVLVVVLMAVATVALGWQAAEVGFDNSIETYFREDDIAEYRRFLDRFGTDEIIAIAFDVGAFTPAGLELIQRISEEVEGLPHVRRVLSLTEAKIVFGDEDTVYFDPLVDPLANPTVGEKPSSPAALAAVKQRALADPFIPGTVVSHDLRSAAVVAEIDHLIGAFDYKVELIAQIRELVGELERETGRRFHIGGTAVIDDVLLRYTQRDQATYVPLMVLIIIGLVFAMFRSLKMVLLPVTVVGVTIGWTYGFLALLGYRINIITTILTPLLMAVAIADSMHFIADYLHETASGRHDKREAIERSFTNVWMPCLMTSVTTAVGLLALLSADLVPIRELGLVAAFGVVAAFIGTVLLLPVLLSLCPCPAERHRAQFAGGWLAGLLRGLGDWRRSRAVAVLTVSALLTVAALLSLPRLTIGTNSLDYLKPDDPVRGETEWIDARVGGTSSLEFLVETGEENAIRRPELLRRMAAFEEYLRAVEGVTGVYSVVGMVKALNRAFYGGDERFFAIPASSEEVAQQLLLVEGSEDIDALLSDGDATARIVARVQMARSQQLSRKMLEIERRATELFGEAATVTPTGMVHLMHRMEGYLLSSQIKSLSLAFVVISLLMLAMLRSARLALVALIPNLLPILFTLALMPWLGIPLDVGTVMIAVIALGLVVDDSIHLLVRLESERKRAPDTRRAIARALTAVGRPIIYTSVALSLGFLVLVFASFNSMIHFGVLSATVIALALVFDLVALPAVVGFLRLAPPRSS